AGACCGCAAACTGTGTGCTGGTATATGCCTTTAACAAACCCGCAGTGCCCGTGGATACCCATGTGCATAGAATTGCCAACAGGTTAGGGCTCGTAGAAACAAAGACGCCTGAACAAACAGAAATGGAACTCGTGTCTAAAATAGATAAAAGATATTGGACGAGGATCAATGATACGTTTGTCATGTTCGGACAGAACGTATGTAAACCGATAAGCCCTATGTGTTCATCCTGTCTTCTAAGGAATTACTGCAGATATTACAGAGTTATGTCCTCTTCTTGATGAATAGCAATGCAATGACAGTGCCACCGGCTATAGCAGTTACAATCCATGGCACCATCAGTATTGGGTTATCTAATGGGTTGCCTGACATAACATACACTACTATCTCGCCAGCTATTGCATTAACTTCATCATCCAGACTCTCCCTGCCAAAGACTTCTAAAGTGCCTAGCGTGAACTCGCCTATACGCAATCGATCTACAACTGTTCTTTGGCCGTTGTTTATACTAAGCCTTTCATTCTGCACCAATGATGCAGTTACCGATCTATCCGTAAACCACGATTCTTCCCCTTCGTACATACGCATGTAACCTACATGTTCATTAGCAATGGAAATTACAAGCTTGTACGACGGAGGGCTGAACATCACGATTTCCACAAAGTTTTCAGCCTCTGGATTTTCTTTTAATCGAAGCACAACCTTTGCGTCTTGATTCGCTTCGTTATATTGCAGTTTGTTCTGTATGTTGACTATCCAGTTCGCTATATGTTTTGAAGCGAAGCTGTAATGCTCTCTAGATGAGAATTCAGTATTAGCTGCATCAAAAGGTATAGTAATGGATTCGATCTTTCTATTGGGTTGTGCATACACTATATTGGTAATAATACCTGACAATAAGAGAGAAAATATGACAAAAGAAAGTATGTGCATTTTAAATGAATTTTAGCGGTCAGTAATAAAAACTTAATCTACGAAGGGTTCCTTCCAGTTCAATATCAGTTCGGTAATTTCAGGTCGCATCAAAAGCTCAGATGGTCTTTCACCACTGGTCACCATCTGTCTTAACTTAGTTCCGCTTAGCTCAAGTCTGTGTTGAGCATCATGCGGACAGGACTTCTCGCTTACTGTGCTCATACATATCTTGCAGTAAAAAAATGCAGGGAAGAATACGGGCCTTATCCCAATGTCTGGGTAGTCCTTGAAGATCTCGTGCGCGGCAAATGGATGATAATAGTTGCCCACACCAGCGTGATCCCTGCCAACAATGAAGTGTGAACAGCCAAAGTTCTTACGCATTATTGCATGCAGTACAGCTTCTTTTGGCCCAGCATATCTCATCTCTGTGTGTAGAGTTGCAAACATAACACTCTCTACAGGATAGTAGAGTTGGATAAGAGTTTCATACGCCTTGATTATCACTTCGTCCTTGAAGTCACCGCTCTTTTTTCTCCCTATCAGAGGGTTAACAAACAGACCGTCGAAAAGGTTGAGAGCAGTTTTCTGCAACATCTCATGCGCAAGATGCGGTATATTTCTAGTTTGAAACCCAACTACAGTTTTCCAGCCCCGTTTTCTAAACTCATCCCTTGTTCGTGCAGGCGAAAACCTATGCTTCCTAAGTTCGCTGTTATAGGGTCTGTCTATCAGGTCGATCCTCCCGCCAACAAGCATATCCTGCATACTCAACGTTTTAACAACACCAGGATGCTTGGTGTCATCCGTTTGATACACGGCTTTTGCAGTTTCCTTTTTATCGTACTTGTATACATCTTCAACATGAAGGATCGCGAATATCCTTTCATTCTCGTCCTTGATGGTAACATCATGAGAATCCTTCATTTGTTTGGCAGTTTGCTGGTCAACGTCCAAAACTATTGGTACTGTCCACGCTATTCCATTTGCAAGCCTGCCGCGTTTTAGTACATCAGCAAAATCATGGCTTAGCATGAATCCTTCCAGAGGACTAAGGATGCCATCAGCAATATTCTCTATATCGTTAACAAGGTCTTTGTTTACCTTTATACTCATCAGCTCCTTTGCATCATTATGAGCTCTTTCAAGCGCATTTCCTGATAACACCCTATTCACTAGCACTCCACCATGTGGAGCAGGAATACCATTGCTCTCACTCAAGACAGATCACTTTTTCTTTAAAGGATTAAAGTGTAGACCACATTCCTTGTGGGCATCTTCCTCCCACCACCATCTGCCAGCTCTAAGGTCTTCGCCAGGCTTAATCGACCTTGTGCATGGCTCGCAACCTATGCTAGGATATCCCTTGTCATGAAGTTTGTTATAAGGCACGTCGTTGGTCTTGATATAATCCCAGACCATGTCCCAAGACCAGTCAGCTATGGGATTCAACTTTACAATGTTATTGTGTGCAGTATCGATCTCCACCTTCTTTGTTGTGGCTCTAGTTACCACCTGTTCCCTTCTCAAACCAGTGATCCAAGCATCCATAGCACTTAATGCTCTGTTCAATGGGTGCACTTTTCTGATCTCACAGCACAATTTCCTATTTTCAATACTGTGGTAGAAAAGGTTCAAACCATATTGTTTAACCATGTCCTCAACTTCCCTTTGATCGGGAAAGTAAATTTCTATGTCAATATCATATTTGTCACGTATCGC
This genomic interval from Nitrososphaerales archaeon contains the following:
- the sat gene encoding sulfate adenylyltransferase; this encodes MSESNGIPAPHGGVLVNRVLSGNALERAHNDAKELMSIKVNKDLVNDIENIADGILSPLEGFMLSHDFADVLKRGRLANGIAWTVPIVLDVDQQTAKQMKDSHDVTIKDENERIFAILHVEDVYKYDKKETAKAVYQTDDTKHPGVVKTLSMQDMLVGGRIDLIDRPYNSELRKHRFSPARTRDEFRKRGWKTVVGFQTRNIPHLAHEMLQKTALNLFDGLFVNPLIGRKKSGDFKDEVIIKAYETLIQLYYPVESVMFATLHTEMRYAGPKEAVLHAIMRKNFGCSHFIVGRDHAGVGNYYHPFAAHEIFKDYPDIGIRPVFFPAFFYCKICMSTVSEKSCPHDAQHRLELSGTKLRQMVTSGERPSELLMRPEITELILNWKEPFVD
- a CDS encoding phosphoadenylyl-sulfate reductase, with protein sequence MLKVTIEEVRRIADSMESKNAAEVLKWAFDTFHPRIGLASSFGAEDVVLIDMMVKMRKDAKIFTLDTGRLNQETYDVMDAIRDKYDIDIEIYFPDQREVEDMVKQYGLNLFYHSIENRKLCCEIRKVHPLNRALSAMDAWITGLRREQVVTRATTKKVEIDTAHNNIVKLNPIADWSWDMVWDYIKTNDVPYNKLHDKGYPSIGCEPCTRSIKPGEDLRAGRWWWEEDAHKECGLHFNPLKKK